From one Gracilinanus agilis isolate LMUSP501 chromosome 5, AgileGrace, whole genome shotgun sequence genomic stretch:
- the TMDD1 gene encoding transmembrane and death domain protein 1, with amino-acid sequence MPPLSWLWFWRLWSWALPTPLRSLEDERDPGVREDVGTVAEISGGAPNAARGQQRAASPLSHRIPGSSPRPAPRSWVGVMAVPGWLRAGLWLVAWAGLCDWQVRLAAAEDALGPHVAVRLAELLTPEECELFRALLEAPEPDPEAELARLSEARRPPGAEPEEPWRRRRREATQDKDGGCRKELASWLAAEAPTLAWDRVARALRRCGRPDMARELAKGLHQEATLELRNFAQPYQRAAAAAEAAEAAQRPPGQSLQPRAIPPDWDAWDTWDALELIVERLPQAPYPGSPVGWLVPLSLGFILGFLGALGIGLLVVLLTLWVTGGDGDGKEAEGERPESPDGDTVALLGPIDPRCLWEIKTLPE; translated from the exons ATGCCACCCCTCTCTTGGCTTTGGTTCTGGCGCCTATGGAGCTGGGCTCTTCCAACGCCCCTTCGTTCTTTGGAGGACGAGAGAGACCCGGGCGTAAGAGAGGATGTGGGTACAGTGGCTGAGATTTCAGGGGGCGCTCCCAACGCGGCCCGGGGCCAACAGCGCGCCGCCTCTCCATTGTCCCATCGGATTCCAGGCTCCTCCCCTCGCCCCGCCCCCCGGTCGTGGGTCGGGGTCATGGCGGTGCCTGGGTGGTTGCGAGCTGGGCTGTGGCTCGTGGCCTGGGCGGGGCTGTGTGACTGGCAGGTCAGACTGGCAGCGGCCGAGGACGCGCTGGGCCCTCACGTGGCCGTGCGCCTGGCCGAGCTGCTGACCCCGGAGGAGTGCGAGCTGTTTCGGGCCCTCCTGGAAGCGCCCGAGCCTGACCCGGAGGCCGAGCTGGCTCGCCTGTCCGAGGCCCGGAGGCCGCCGGGCGCTGAGCCCGAGGAACCCTGGCggcggaggcggcg GGAGGCCACCCAGGACAAGGACGGCGGCTGTCGGAAGGAGCTGGCCAGCTGGCTGGCGGCCGAGGCGCCCACCCTGGCGTGGGACCGGGTGGCCCGGGCTCTGCGGCGCTGCGGCCGGCCGGACATGGCCCGGGAGCTGGCCAAGGGCCTGCATCAAGAAGCCACCCTGGAGCTGCGGAATTTCGCGCAGCCCTACCAGcgtgctgccgccgccgccgagGCCGCTGAGGCCGCCCAGCGGCCACCTGGGCAGTCCCTGCAGCCCCGCGCCATCCCTCCCGACTGGGACGCCTGGGACACCTGGGACGCACTGGAGCTGATCGTGGAGAGACTGCCCCAAGCCCCCTACCCGGGCAGCCCAGTGGGCTGGCTCGTGCCCTTGAGCCTCGGCTTCATCTTGGGCTTCCTGGGCGCCCTGGGCATCGGACTGCTCGTTGTCCTCCTCACGTTGTGGGTCACGGGGGGCGACGGAGACGGCAAGGAGGCGGAGGGGGAGAGGCCTGAGAGCCCGGACGGAGACACTGTGGCCCTATTGGGGCCCATTGACCCCCGCTGCCTGTGGGAAATAAAGACTCTTCCCGAGTAA